CGTGCAGGCAATGACGGAATCCTTGCGCTCGCCGCGCGCCACCCCAATCTGCTGCCCGTCGCCACGGTCCACCCCTATGATGGCGAGGCCGCCGTGGCCGAGGTGCGGCGCGTCGCCGCGCGCGGGGCGAGGTTGCTCAAGATCCATCCGCACACGCAAAGTTCGATGCCGCCGACCCGCGCGTGCTGACGGTCGTGCGGGCTGCGGGCGAAGCCGGACTGGTCGTACTCATGGACAATGCCGGGATCGTGCCGTCCGACAATGAGAAGCTGTTCAACCTCGCTTTGTCCGCGCCCAAGACCCGGTTCATCTTCGCGCATATGGGTGCGATGGGCTTCCGCTTCTGGAACCTGCTCAAGGCGGCGCGGACGGCCGAGGGGCTGTTCGGCGACAATATCTATTTCGACATTTCCGCGACGGTGACGCTGGCTGCGGAGTCGCCGATCGAGGAAGAGTTCGTCTGGACGATGCGGAATGTCGGCATCGACCATATCCTGCTCGGGTCAGACTATCCGCAATTCTCTCTGGAGCAGAACGCAGCGGCGCTCGACCGGCTGGGCCTCACTGCGGAGGAGCGTGCCGCCATCCGCTACGGCAATGCGCGCAGGCTGTTCGCACTCAAGGACTGATCCGTCACGGTCCGCATTCCCAGACGCCGTCGATCGCCTGAGGCGCGCTACCCGGTGCCTCGACCGACAGCGTTGCGGTGTGGCTCGACCCTTCATGTTCGGTCTCACGCGCTGCGCCGCGCGTGATCGACGCCGTGAGCCCCTCACCCGCAAAGCTGCCGCCCCGCGCCATCGCGTCGAACCCGCCGGTCTCGCGCGCGGTGAGCAGCACCGGCTTGCCAGACCGCATGACGACCGCCGTGGCCCGGCTGGCGGCATCGACATCGCCCGCGCCGACCAGCATCAGGATGCTCGCGTCCGACAGAAAGGCGCAGCGCAACTCGCCCTTGAGTGCGCCCGCTGCCGCCTCGGTCACTGCGTCGAGCTCGATTGCCGCAGGCGAAGGCGTCGGGCCTGGCGGGATCACCGATTCGATCGGCGCGGGCGGCGCTGTTGTCTCGTTCGCGGGCGGGGCCGGGGCGGGGGAGCAGGCGGCGAGCGCCACGATGAGGCCGAGAATCGGAAGTCGCATGCCTCCACAATGCCGTAGACGCCGCGCGGTTCAATCCTGCAGGATCGCGCGATGCGACAGGCACTCCACCAGCTTCACATCGAAACGCCCGGTCAGGGGCTGCATGAGTTCACCGGACCGGTGTGTCGCTGGGTCGCGGACAGCGGGATCGACACGGGGTTGCTGACGCTGTTCGTCCGCCACACCAGCTGTTCGCTGCTGATTCAGGAGAATGCCGCCCCGGCGGCACGCCGCGACCTCGAACGCTGGATCGCGCGAATTGCGCCGGAGAGCCGCGATTATGAGCATGACGATGAGGGGGGCGGACGATATGCCCGCACATCTGCGTGCGGCGATCACCACCACGTCGATCGCCATCCCCGTGGCGGGTGGCGCCCCGTTGCTCGGCACCTGGCAGGGCATTTATCTGTTCGAACATCGTCGCGCGAGCCATCGCCGACAGGTCGCGCTGCATTTGATCGGGGCGTGAACCAGACGAAAATCCGGCATCGCAGCTCGATGTAACCGGTTCCATTTGCTGGCGGCGTCGGATACTGAATTCTCCATGATCGACCGCCGCACCCTGCTCGCCGCTGCCGCCGCCGCCCCACTTGCCGCCTGCGCACCACGCGCCGCCGCGCCGCGTCGGCCGTTGCGCGTCGTCACGCTCAACATCTGGCACGATGCCGGGAACTGGCCGCTGCGGCTCAAGCTGATCGCAGATGTGTTGCGCGCCGCCGATGCCGATGTGATCGCACTGCAGGAAGTGTTGCAGGATTCGAAGAAGAACCTGCCCAATCAAGCGGAGACGATTGCGGCGGCGCTGGGCGGATACAGCGTCAACTTCATGTCCACCGCGCCGCTCGAAGCGGCCAACCGTTATGGCAATGCAATCCTGTCGCGGTTGCCCGTTCGCGCGGTAGATACGATCAAG
The genomic region above belongs to Sphingomonas sp. J315 and contains:
- a CDS encoding amidohydrolase family protein; the encoded protein is MLTVVRAAGEAGLVVLMDNAGIVPSDNEKLFNLALSAPKTRFIFAHMGAMGFRFWNLLKAARTAEGLFGDNIYFDISATVTLAAESPIEEEFVWTMRNVGIDHILLGSDYPQFSLEQNAAALDRLGLTAEERAAIRYGNARRLFALKD